A stretch of the Lolium perenne isolate Kyuss_39 chromosome 3, Kyuss_2.0, whole genome shotgun sequence genome encodes the following:
- the LOC127345026 gene encoding uncharacterized protein — protein MARKKRKVDPAQSAATSHQQEHPSSELNSCGTTYIPITDDPPPPPAEAAAAAADEESDGSDGDDEEDVTKLLELLSREQLVELLRRAAEKSPWTMADVRCAAEADPASRKLFVHGLAWRVGAQDLRSAFSRFGDLEDCNVILDKQSRKSKGYGFVLFRSRAAALRALRCPQLQIAGRLAICQFAASGPTTPSPKSQNPSSNAPASSSPSQPDNIQRKIFVGNVHANVDVARLYEYFSQFGEIEEGPFGFDKSTGKPKGFALFVYKSEESARRALEEPMKNFDGKVLNVQKATDGRTKSTPAGSNSNANSSATAASAQMTAPSVATPASAQMTAPFIAAVNPYDPLTYGVTAASAQMTAPSIAAINPYDPSTYRATAVHDMAVAQQAAMLGMGAQQQAFVQPNASSGTPNNAPASSSSSQPDYMQRKVFVGNVHADVDVDRLYEYFSQFGEIEEGPLGFDKWTGKPKGFALFFYKSEESARRALEEPMKNFDGKVLNVQKAKDWRTKSAPAGSNSNANSNATAASSQMAAPSIAAINPYDPSTYGATAASAQMTAPSIAAINPYDPSTYGATAVQDMAVAQQAAMLGMSAQQQAFVQPNTAMLAMMAAAMQNPTMFAALNPSFAAMDAGGQHTGIPDFGGQGFGPQGFATGGVNFPPAAGGLQGAAAYQGCLPGFQGTPGFPTSAGFQVGQAASQKDTTAAAGATGYQAGPAGQGQMLSSNTDFLGGY, from the coding sequence ATGGCGCGTAAGAAGCGAAAGGTGGATCCGGCCCAGTCCGCCGCCACCAGCCATCAGCAGGAGCATCCATCCTCGGAGCTCAATTCTTGCGGCACCACCTACATCCCCATCACGGACGAccccccgccgccgcccgccgaggccgccgccgccgccgccgacgaggaGTCCGACGGCTCCGACGGCGATGACGAGGAGGACGTCACCAAGCTGCTCGAGCTGCTCTCCAGGGAGCAACTCGTGGAGCTGCTCCGCCGTGCCGCCGAGAAGAGCCCCTGGACCATGGCGGACGTGCGCTGCGCGGCGGAGGCCGACCCCGCCAGCAGGAAGCTCTTCGTGCACGGCCTCGCCTGGCGCGTCGGCGCCCAAGACCTCCGCTCCGCCTTCTCCCGCTTCGGCGACCTCGAGGACTGCAACGTCATCCTAGACAAGCAGTCTCGTAAATCCAAGGGCTACGGCTTCGTCCTCTTCCGTTCCCGCGCCGCAGCGCTCCGCGCCCTCCGCTGCCCCCAGCTCCAAATCGCCGGCCGTCTCGCCATTTGCCAATTCGCCGCCTCTGGCCCTACTACCCCGTCCCCCAAGTCCCAGAACCCTAGCTCAAATGCCCCTGCTTCCTCGTCGCCATCCCAGCCAGACAACATACAGCGCAAAATCTTTGTTGGCAACGTGCATGCTAATGTTGATGTTGCCCGCCTCTATGAGTACTTCTCGCAATTTGGTGAGATTGAGGAGGGGCCATTTGGTTTTGACAAGAGCACTGGCAAGCCTAAGGGGTTTGCGCTCTTCGTTTACAAGTCTGAGGAGAGTGCCAGGCGTGCACTGGAGGAGCCTATGAAGAATTTTGATGGCAAGGTGCTCAATGTGCAGAAGGCCACAGATGGGAGGACAAAGAGCACACCAGCTGGGTCCAACTCGAATGCCAATTCTAGTGCCACCGCTGCTTCTGCACAAATGACTGCGCCTTCTGTTGCCACCCCTGCTTCTGCACAAATGACTGCACCTTTTATTGCCGCCGTTAATCCGTATGATCCATTAACATATGGTGTCACTGCTGCTTCTGCACAAATGACTGCGCCTTCTATTGCCGCCATTAATCCGTATGATCCATCAACATACCGTGCTACTGCTGTTCATGACATGGCCGTTGCCCAGCAAGCTGCCATGCTGGGGATGGGTGCACAGCAGCAAGCATTTGTGCAGCCCAACGCCAGCTCCGGTACCCCCAACAACGCTCCTGCTTCCTCTTCGTCATCCCAACCTGACTACATGCAGCGCAAAGTCTTTGTTGGCAACGTGCATGCTGATGTTGATGTTGACCGCCTCTATGAGTACTTCTCACAATTTGGTGAGATTGAGGAGGGGCCATTGGGTTTTGACAAGTGGACTGGCAAGCCTAAGGGGTTCGCGCTATTCTTTTACAAGTCTGAGGAGAGTGCCAGGCGGGCACTGGAGGAGCCTATGAAGAATTTTGATGGCAAGGTGCTCAATGTGCAGAAGGCCAAAGATTGGAGGACAAAGAGCGCACCAGCTGGGTCCAACTCGAATGCTAACTCTAATGCCACCGCTGCTTCTTCACAAATGGCTGCGCCTTCTATTGCCGCCATTAATCCGTATGATCCATCAACATACGGTGCCACTGCTGCTTCTGCACAAATGACTGCGCCTTCTATTGCCGCCATTAATCCGTATGATCCATCAACATACGGTGCTACTGCTGTTCAGGACATGGCCGTTGCCCAGCAAGCTGCCATGCTGGGGATGAGTGCACAGCAGCAAGCATTTGTGCAGCCCAATACCGCAATGCTTGCCATGATGGCAGCTGCGATGCAGAACCCAACCATGTTTGCGGCATTAAATCCGTCTTTTGCTGCTATGGATGCTGGGGGGCAACACACTGGCATTCCTGATTTTGGAGGTCAAGGTTTTGGGCCACAAGGATTTGCAACTGGTGGTGTCAATTTTCCGCCTGCAGCTGGTGGTCTTCAGGGAGCTGCAGCATATCAAGGATGTCTTCCTGGTTTTCAGGGGACACCTGGGTTTCCGACATCTGCTGGGTTTCAGGTTGGCCAAGCAGCTTCCCAAAAAGATACTACTGCAGCTGCTGGTGCTACCGGTTATCAGGCTGGGCCTGCTGGGCAGGGTCAAATGCTCAGTTCTAATACTGACTTTCTGGGTGGCTATTGA